One window from the genome of Salvia miltiorrhiza cultivar Shanhuang (shh) chromosome 7, IMPLAD_Smil_shh, whole genome shotgun sequence encodes:
- the LOC130993210 gene encoding uncharacterized protein LOC130993210: MAAAKKGRKKGNRSSFLCSFAACFGSNKVSADHSDRKSLSGRQPRAALPVNDHYTQAPPSEIVKASSKEIHVVEQDEEKIAIPSADELIITNKSHENREESNPITTSSIVKRGEKQNGTAGGTWTKQRKLSHSASLPPLHQKKQAAGGGDKTVVVGEFDSTVGAVIISVTLVVMIIWGKVWAILCMAAWFYFIPRFRAKMDESYAIKFKSGESDAVDFDSWEYKKRVVLQGLLHRNQTL; encoded by the exons atggcTGCCGCCAAAAAGGGAAGAAAAAAGGGCAATAGAAGCAGCTTCCTCTGCTCCTTTGCTGCCTGTTTCGGTTCCAACAAAGTCTCCGCCGATCATAGCGACAGAAAATCGCTCTCCGGCCGCCAGCCGCGAGCTGCTCTTCCGGTCAACGATCACTATACTCAGGCGCCGCCGTCGGAGATCGTGAAGGCTTCGAGCAAAGAAATTCATGTTGTGGAACAGGATGAGGAGAAGATCGCAATTCCATCTGCGGATGAACTAATTATCACTAATAAG TCACACGAAAATAGAGAGGAATCCAATCCAATAACAACAAGTTCGATAGTAAAACGGGGGGAAAAACAAAACGGCACCGCGGGTGGCACGTGGACAAAGCAACGCAAGCTGTCGCACTCAGCTTCGCTGCCGCCGCTGCATCAGAAGAAACAGGCGGCGGGCGGCGGAGACAAAACGGTGGTAGTCGGCGAATTTGACTCGACGGTTGGCGCGGTGATAATATCGGTGACTTTGGTAGTGATGATAATTTGGGGTAAAGTTTGGGCGATTTTGTGTATGGCAGCTTGGTTTTACTTCATACCTCGATTTAGAGCAAAAATGGACGAATCATACGCGATTAAATTCAAGAGCGGCGAAAGCGACGCTGTTGATTTTGATTCGTGGGAGTATAAGAAAAGGGTTGTTTTGCAAGGATTGCTCCATCGAAATCAAACCCTATGA